One genomic window of Malaciobacter molluscorum LMG 25693 includes the following:
- the csm3 gene encoding type III-A CRISPR-associated RAMP protein Csm3 has product MKYNLKVLTGLHIGTSDDTMNIGGIDSAVIKREIYADKTTGKICFDSYEKENIKKLSEPYIPGSSLKGKIRSLLEWKFGFYDLLYKDYKEKRKILEEFLKSKNWQYKIEDLEKTFKNDEDKKLQKEIKESNEYKSYDEINTLKDKPISSDTIKYLDNFKAFETKLAKLIIKLFGESAGTNSNEEIKITRAVFRDCYITNRTRKLFLEDKIKLKEEKAENSINRVDIGANPRFIERVPSGVEFDFEVIIRNFANDNNELLKNTIKLGLLLLQNDALGGGGSRGNGRIEFNGLKEEDIEKTFKSIKEKLGIEKEGKEGK; this is encoded by the coding sequence ATGAAATATAATTTAAAAGTATTGACAGGATTACATATAGGTACAAGTGATGATACTATGAATATTGGTGGTATTGATAGTGCAGTTATAAAAAGAGAAATATACGCAGATAAAACTACTGGTAAGATATGTTTTGACTCTTACGAAAAAGAAAACATAAAAAAACTTAGTGAACCTTATATTCCAGGAAGTAGCTTAAAAGGTAAGATAAGAAGTCTTTTGGAGTGGAAATTTGGATTTTATGATTTATTGTATAAAGATTATAAAGAAAAAAGAAAAATTTTAGAAGAATTTTTAAAATCTAAAAATTGGCAATATAAAATTGAGGATTTAGAAAAAACTTTTAAAAATGATGAAGATAAAAAATTACAGAAAGAAATAAAAGAATCAAATGAATATAAATCATATGATGAAATTAATACTTTAAAAGATAAGCCAATTTCATCTGATACTATAAAATATTTAGATAACTTTAAAGCTTTTGAAACAAAACTAGCAAAGCTTATCATAAAACTATTTGGTGAAAGTGCTGGTACAAATAGTAATGAAGAGATAAAAATAACAAGAGCAGTTTTTAGAGATTGTTATATTACAAATAGGACAAGAAAACTTTTTTTAGAAGATAAAATCAAACTAAAAGAAGAAAAAGCAGAAAACAGTATAAATCGTGTAGATATTGGTGCAAATCCTAGATTTATTGAAAGAGTTCCATCTGGTGTCGAGTTTGATTTTGAAGTAATTATAAGAAATTTTGCAAATGATAATAATGAACTTTTAAAAAATACAATCAAATTAGGACTTTTACTTCTTCAAAATGACGCTTTAGGTGGAGGTGGAAGCAGAGGAAATGGACGAATAGAGTTTAATGGTTTAAAAGAAGAAGATATTGAAAAAACCTTTAAATCAATAAAAGAAAAATTAGGAATTGAAAAAGAAGGGAAAGAAGGTAAATAA
- the csm4 gene encoding type III-A CRISPR-associated RAMP protein Csm4, translating to MKLLSFEITPLSDFGSFPKGDMLFSQMLAQSFWQRENTFANYLEEEPKLIVSDMMPLGYFYKPTLPFSYFDKLSKKERKKSLDRKDFKKKAFIKCDYLESGELYKCEEINFYRKITQGKNSINRLTFTTSEGDFAPYKEEQISFSSKLWIFLLVDESIESKAIELLKSVGKFGFGKNSSTGKGQFEIKQINNPFNLKSSDYFMSISPMILNQDENIKSCFYEPFTKFGKFHMANESKNTFKKPLLLAKSSAVLEQVKKVDTFYYGSSIDNSSVQDKKSFVQGFSVKIPINIKEKQWLNTK from the coding sequence ATGAAACTACTAAGTTTTGAAATAACTCCCTTATCAGATTTTGGGAGTTTCCCTAAAGGTGATATGCTTTTTTCTCAGATGCTTGCACAAAGTTTTTGGCAAAGGGAGAATACTTTTGCAAACTATTTAGAAGAAGAACCTAAACTTATAGTATCAGATATGATGCCTTTAGGGTATTTTTATAAGCCCACTTTGCCTTTTAGTTATTTTGATAAATTATCAAAAAAAGAAAGAAAAAAATCTCTTGATAGAAAAGATTTTAAGAAAAAAGCTTTTATAAAGTGTGATTATTTAGAAAGTGGAGAACTTTATAAGTGTGAAGAGATAAATTTTTACAGAAAAATAACACAAGGTAAAAACTCTATAAATAGACTTACTTTTACAACAAGCGAGGGTGACTTTGCACCATATAAAGAAGAACAAATATCTTTTAGTAGTAAGCTTTGGATTTTTTTACTTGTAGATGAAAGTATAGAATCAAAAGCTATAGAGTTACTAAAAAGTGTAGGTAAATTTGGTTTTGGTAAAAACTCTTCCACAGGAAAAGGGCAGTTTGAAATTAAACAGATAAATAATCCTTTTAACTTAAAATCAAGTGATTATTTTATGAGTATTTCTCCTATGATATTAAATCAAGATGAAAATATAAAAAGTTGTTTTTATGAACCTTTTACAAAATTTGGTAAGTTTCATATGGCAAACGAATCGAAAAATACTTTTAAAAAGCCATTGCTTTTAGCTAAAAGTAGTGCCGTTTTAGAACAGGTAAAAAAAGTTGATACTTTCTATTATGGAAGTAGTATTGATAATAGTTCTGTTCAAGATAAAAAGTCATTTGTACAAGGCTTTAGTGTAAAAATACCTATAAATATAAAGGAAAAACAATGGCTAAATACAAAATAA
- the csm5 gene encoding type III-A CRISPR-associated RAMP protein Csm5, producing the protein MAKYKITVLTPLHIGTGNSYSQNFNMLCKGGFVYFYDEFKLVDFLLSKDEYIPEDFNKLKEKIKNYKDEIIKSNLHLRKIKNDFSSLENKDVLENVSSSNKPIVAGSSIKGAIRTAVLNSLQLKDERNEDLYNSLKNKNIYKNRFSKGRKTEDTFDEDFKSLFTYLKISDSIESNLNTQIFKSINIKKNKKHQSSREKRVINIQNNVECISAKQMFYIDIKDESIKKYGKNIFSNLGKICNKFYLNAFNKEKELYFNLFSLGKDFEINEESNDVFLLNIGRFSGAEMKSLDNFRYIKNSKSKDKKESSTRTFALKDDVEDNVYFEKELLPFGWVLCELVKD; encoded by the coding sequence ATGGCTAAATACAAAATAACAGTTCTAACTCCTTTACACATAGGAACAGGAAACTCATATAGCCAAAACTTTAATATGCTGTGTAAAGGTGGCTTTGTATATTTTTATGATGAGTTTAAACTTGTAGATTTTCTTCTATCAAAAGACGAATATATACCAGAAGATTTTAATAAATTAAAAGAAAAAATAAAAAACTACAAAGATGAAATCATAAAATCAAATCTTCACTTAAGAAAAATAAAAAATGACTTTTCTTCTTTAGAAAATAAAGATGTATTAGAAAATGTATCTTCATCAAATAAACCAATAGTTGCAGGAAGTAGTATAAAAGGAGCTATAAGAACGGCTGTTTTAAACTCGCTACAGTTAAAAGATGAACGAAATGAAGATTTATATAATAGTTTAAAAAATAAAAATATCTACAAAAATAGATTTTCTAAAGGAAGAAAAACTGAAGATACTTTTGATGAAGATTTTAAGTCATTATTTACTTATTTAAAAATATCAGATTCAATTGAGTCAAACTTAAATACTCAAATTTTTAAATCTATAAATATCAAAAAAAATAAAAAACATCAAAGTTCAAGAGAAAAAAGAGTAATTAATATCCAAAACAATGTAGAGTGCATATCTGCTAAACAAATGTTTTATATAGATATAAAAGATGAAAGTATAAAAAAATATGGTAAAAATATTTTTTCAAATCTTGGAAAAATTTGTAATAAGTTTTATTTAAATGCTTTTAATAAGGAAAAAGAATTATATTTTAATCTTTTCTCTTTAGGCAAAGATTTTGAAATAAATGAGGAATCAAATGACGTATTTTTATTAAATATAGGAAGATTTTCAGGTGCAGAGATGAAAAGCTTAGATAATTTTAGATATATAAAAAACTCTAAATCAAAAGATAAAAAAGAATCATCAACAAGAACATTTGCACTTAAAGATGATGTTGAAGATAATGTTTATTTTGAAAAAGAGTTGCTACCTTTTGGGTGGGTATTATGTGAATTGGTAAAGGATTAA
- a CDS encoding SDR family NAD(P)-dependent oxidoreductase, with the protein MSKKRVLITGGNKGIGLAVSRAMLELGHEIIIVAREFETCPLIGVKDVTAIECDLSKLDTLPALAKEVGDIDILINNAGYMQPKYTYDNYPVERRDNIMNVDLYAPVELMNIFSEHMKKQKYGRIVNTASIAGQIGHPDVWYGIAKAGLINATKIYGKLLGSHGITVNCVAPSPVETDMQKDNSEERKKEFKKTVATGRFAEPEEIAKAIVWLATDCPEYINGICIDINNCSYPR; encoded by the coding sequence ATGAGCAAAAAAAGAGTATTAATTACAGGTGGAAATAAAGGTATTGGTCTTGCTGTTTCAAGAGCTATGTTGGAGCTTGGGCATGAGATTATTATTGTTGCAAGGGAGTTTGAAACTTGCCCTTTAATTGGAGTAAAAGATGTAACTGCCATTGAGTGTGATTTATCAAAGTTAGATACTTTACCAGCTCTTGCAAAAGAGGTTGGAGATATTGATATTTTGATTAACAATGCAGGATATATGCAACCAAAATATACTTATGATAACTATCCAGTAGAAAGAAGAGATAATATTATGAATGTAGATTTGTACGCCCCTGTTGAACTTATGAATATCTTTTCTGAACATATGAAAAAACAAAAATATGGAAGAATAGTAAATACAGCTTCAATAGCAGGACAAATCGGACATCCTGATGTTTGGTATGGTATAGCAAAAGCTGGACTTATAAATGCTACTAAGATATATGGAAAACTACTAGGCTCTCATGGTATTACTGTAAATTGTGTAGCACCAAGTCCAGTGGAAACTGATATGCAAAAAGATAACTCTGAAGAGAGAAAAAAAGAGTTCAAAAAAACAGTAGCAACAGGAAGATTTGCAGAACCAGAAGAGATAGCAAAAGCAATAGTATGGTTAGCTACTGATTGTCCTGAATATATAAATGGAATTTGTATAGATATAAATAACTGCTCTTATCCTAGATAG
- a CDS encoding TolC family protein → MVYKVIFFLLFCISNIFAQENRQIIDLKQLYKNSLKDNHKINISNNNLIIDDKLSFKIDENKSKCLIGFYCQGNYNSFIILEQFAKKNYDEKKTKKNKILLDELEKQKKHKLNDAMLFQLSLLYFEVLKLKKDEALLKNRISLVKESLELFDKRKKIGLKEEDDLKSWKTELENTKNDLKRVTNLKKKIKEQLSYIAKINLEDKILQDYHMQSKEFTILNETVAFYLNNSQKITSMTSKISDYIIDNNIDIKTLNYLINSKKSTLEQTKKYKKELEKSSEDNIKQGKNLSNEHKPWDSKKFDKVIEEKLPLYINAKITQKEVQDKALLQNLTYTLSNKKIKIKKNVNDVLKKIVSSYKTINNTSISSNTTRKNFVFIKKLYDKANIDMKTLLDSQNSMIISKKNENNSQYDYLENIIMLFYNTNKIRAVFNNSEKKQLETQIF, encoded by the coding sequence ATGGTATATAAAGTTATCTTCTTTTTACTTTTTTGTATTAGTAATATTTTTGCACAAGAAAATAGACAAATAATAGATTTAAAACAACTCTATAAAAACTCCTTAAAAGATAATCATAAAATCAATATCTCAAATAACAACTTAATAATCGATGATAAACTAAGTTTTAAAATAGATGAAAATAAATCAAAATGTTTGATTGGATTTTATTGTCAAGGTAACTATAATTCTTTTATTATTTTAGAACAGTTTGCTAAAAAAAACTATGATGAAAAAAAAACAAAAAAAAACAAGATACTTTTAGATGAACTTGAAAAACAAAAAAAACATAAATTAAATGATGCTATGCTATTTCAATTATCACTACTTTATTTTGAAGTATTGAAGTTAAAAAAAGATGAAGCTTTACTAAAAAATAGAATTTCCTTAGTAAAAGAGAGTTTAGAACTTTTTGATAAAAGAAAAAAAATTGGTCTAAAAGAAGAAGATGATTTAAAAAGTTGGAAAACAGAACTAGAAAATACAAAAAATGATTTAAAAAGAGTAACTAATTTAAAAAAGAAAATAAAAGAGCAGTTATCATATATCGCTAAAATCAATTTAGAAGATAAAATCTTACAAGATTATCATATGCAAAGTAAAGAGTTTACTATTTTAAATGAAACAGTAGCTTTTTATTTAAATAATAGTCAAAAAATCACAAGTATGACATCAAAAATATCAGATTATATAATAGATAATAATATTGATATTAAAACTTTAAATTATCTAATAAATAGTAAAAAATCAACACTAGAACAAACAAAAAAATATAAAAAAGAGTTAGAAAAAAGTAGTGAAGATAATATAAAGCAAGGCAAAAATCTAAGTAATGAACATAAACCTTGGGATAGTAAGAAATTTGATAAAGTTATAGAAGAGAAACTTCCTTTATATATAAATGCAAAAATTACTCAAAAAGAGGTACAAGATAAAGCACTCTTACAAAATCTAACATATACACTTTCAAATAAAAAAATAAAAATCAAAAAAAATGTAAATGATGTTCTAAAAAAAATAGTATCTTCTTATAAAACTATAAACAATACTTCAATCTCAAGTAATACTACAAGAAAAAACTTTGTATTTATCAAAAAGTTATATGATAAAGCAAATATAGATATGAAAACTTTACTTGATTCTCAAAATAGTATGATAATCTCTAAAAAAAATGAAAACAATTCACAATATGATTATTTAGAAAATATTATCATGCTTTTTTACAATACAAATAAAATAAGAGCAGTTTTTAATAATAGTGAAAAAAAACAGTTAGAAACGCAGATTTTTTAA
- a CDS encoding DMT family transporter: MTQTNKNIFYILMVLAMAGWGASWVNAKVLSSYINEYEMIVFRNFFTIITLAPVLIYSRNYFYINKRSFLLCIVASVLMIAYMKCYFLGTKYGTASLGGALVTTLIPINTFILMAIFYKKKIQRKDIFALILGGFGVLTILHVWTFNIEQIFSIDNLYFLCGSVLWALVTIVSAKSTKTSPMVFSFYMYVIMTIITSIFFVDFSNINYSSFDSIFWINLFIVSVISTTFATTIYFIGIEKLGANEVSTFIFLVPFFAISLSALFLKENVSLSIIIGTVMTLFAVKILNNIKIIKKRRV; encoded by the coding sequence ATGACACAAACAAACAAAAATATATTTTACATACTTATGGTATTAGCAATGGCAGGATGGGGAGCATCATGGGTAAATGCAAAAGTATTAAGTTCTTATATAAATGAATATGAAATGATTGTATTTAGAAACTTTTTTACTATTATTACACTTGCACCTGTTTTAATATATTCAAGAAACTATTTTTATATAAATAAAAGAAGTTTTTTACTTTGTATAGTAGCTTCAGTTTTAATGATTGCATATATGAAGTGCTACTTTTTAGGTACAAAATATGGAACAGCAAGTTTAGGTGGAGCACTTGTAACTACACTTATACCCATAAATACTTTTATTCTTATGGCTATATTTTATAAAAAGAAGATTCAAAGAAAAGATATATTTGCACTTATTTTAGGTGGATTTGGAGTTTTAACTATACTTCATGTTTGGACTTTTAATATTGAACAAATATTTTCAATAGACAACTTATACTTTCTTTGTGGTTCTGTTCTTTGGGCACTTGTGACAATAGTTAGCGCAAAAAGTACAAAGACTTCACCAATGGTATTTTCATTTTATATGTATGTAATTATGACTATTATTACAAGTATATTTTTTGTAGATTTTTCAAATATAAATTATAGTAGTTTTGATTCTATTTTTTGGATAAACTTATTTATTGTCTCTGTTATCTCTACAACTTTTGCAACAACAATATATTTTATAGGAATAGAAAAACTAGGAGCAAATGAAGTAAGTACATTTATATTTTTAGTTCCATTTTTTGCTATTTCTTTAAGTGCACTTTTTTTAAAAGAAAATGTTAGTTTATCAATTATCATTGGAACTGTAATGACTCTATTTGCAGTAAAGATATTAAATAATATCAAAATAATAAAAAAACGCAGAGTTTAA
- a CDS encoding Fur family transcriptional regulator yields MNVEKLIDNKNFKLTTARKVILEILIDSEKPLCYDDIKSSLSMDKATFYRNITKFEDENIINSFESNDKKRYYEIQNKPHAHFICCKCSNIECIPENIDFNLPKHKIDNIIIKGICPNCLKK; encoded by the coding sequence ATGAATGTAGAAAAACTAATAGATAACAAAAACTTTAAACTCACAACAGCAAGAAAAGTGATATTAGAAATACTAATTGACTCTGAAAAACCCTTATGCTATGATGATATTAAAAGTAGTTTATCTATGGATAAAGCTACGTTTTATAGAAATATCACGAAATTTGAAGATGAAAATATTATAAATAGCTTTGAATCAAATGATAAGAAAAGATATTATGAAATTCAGAATAAGCCACATGCACACTTTATTTGTTGTAAATGTTCAAATATAGAGTGTATTCCTGAAAATATTGATTTTAATCTACCTAAACATAAAATTGATAATATCATTATAAAAGGAATTTGTCCTAATTGTTTAAAAAAATAG
- a CDS encoding metal ABC transporter solute-binding protein, Zn/Mn family gives MKKLLMLFLAFSIVALAKEVTVSIVPQKYFVEKIAKNKISVNVMVRPGFEPATYEPKASQMRKLVSSSVYFSIGVPFEKVWLEKFKNANKNLLIVDTSKSIDKLPMAAHHHHDEHQHHEDEEHESHEHHEHESHEHGSLDPHIWLDPLLVKIQAKSIYETLVKIDSQNKEFYKTNYEEFIKEIDSLYMQIKNILKPVKGKTFMVFHPAWGYFAKRFDLKQMPIEIEGKEPKPSQLANLIEEAKEHNIKVVFVAPEFSQKSAKVIAKSIDGVAVAMSPLKANWSQNLIETAKQIVSSYNK, from the coding sequence ATGAAAAAACTTTTAATGCTTTTTTTAGCATTTAGTATAGTGGCTTTAGCAAAAGAAGTAACTGTAAGTATTGTTCCACAAAAATATTTTGTAGAAAAAATAGCAAAAAATAAAATATCAGTTAATGTGATGGTAAGACCTGGATTTGAGCCAGCAACTTATGAACCAAAAGCTTCTCAAATGAGAAAATTAGTATCTTCTTCTGTTTATTTTTCAATTGGTGTACCTTTTGAAAAAGTATGGTTAGAAAAGTTTAAAAATGCAAATAAAAATCTTTTGATTGTAGATACTTCAAAATCAATTGATAAATTACCAATGGCAGCACATCACCATCATGATGAACATCAACATCATGAAGATGAAGAGCATGAATCACATGAACATCATGAACATGAATCACATGAACATGGTAGTTTAGATCCACATATTTGGCTTGATCCATTACTTGTTAAGATTCAAGCAAAATCTATTTATGAAACATTAGTAAAAATTGATTCACAAAATAAAGAGTTTTATAAAACTAATTATGAAGAGTTTATAAAAGAGATTGATTCTTTATATATGCAAATTAAAAATATTTTAAAACCAGTAAAAGGTAAAACTTTTATGGTATTTCATCCTGCATGGGGATATTTTGCAAAAAGATTTGATTTAAAACAAATGCCAATTGAGATAGAAGGAAAAGAGCCAAAACCTAGTCAATTAGCAAACTTAATTGAAGAGGCAAAAGAGCATAATATAAAAGTTGTTTTTGTTGCACCTGAATTTTCTCAAAAAAGTGCGAAAGTTATAGCAAAAAGCATAGATGGTGTAGCTGTTGCTATGAGTCCACTAAAAGCAAATTGGTCACAAAACCTAATTGAAACTGCAAAACAAATAGTAAGTTCTTATAATAAATGA
- a CDS encoding nickel/cobalt transporter, which produces MIKRILIFLFIAKSIAFGCALCAIYSPETKVAIDVRSTDTKITSIDIKWVITKQFTDQLKQVYDTNLDNKIDDNELKFVEKALVDYTKYKNYMTHISYGEVINKEKSDKFEVTKHKVKIINGILHFFYTIKVDYDIKNDYSLYIHLNDDENYFVLLLEKNFLNFRNRAKVSKVTDNQSVIFLIQNAHIPKQQIQKDEQPKELEKKEEITTTLKTTKEQKEPTLLTKFVNKVKKYLLEVQKGNNFALLTLLFVSFIYGVIHALGPGHGKTLAFSYFTTNKSSYKKAFIISISSAFVHIIGALILVCISVFILETVLNNFVKDSVKILTQISAVMIMLLAFYILLQKLNNKGCGCSSCSSKKDSISWSNTKNKNLKPNSNINFNKLKKKRSDLYFVLTAGLIPCPGTVILFIYAFILKTYFAVLLASIAISLGMGIVIFASSFLGVSLHKISSKSHKFTYILELISPVIMFILGLLLLFSSNNL; this is translated from the coding sequence ATGATAAAAAGAATTTTAATTTTTTTATTTATAGCAAAAAGCATAGCCTTTGGCTGTGCTTTATGTGCTATTTATTCACCTGAAACAAAAGTTGCTATTGATGTACGTTCAACTGATACTAAAATCACATCAATAGATATAAAATGGGTAATTACTAAGCAATTTACTGACCAACTAAAACAAGTATATGATACAAATCTAGATAATAAAATAGATGATAATGAACTCAAATTTGTAGAAAAAGCACTTGTTGATTATACAAAATATAAAAATTATATGACTCACATATCATATGGTGAAGTAATAAACAAAGAAAAATCAGATAAATTTGAAGTAACAAAACATAAAGTAAAAATCATAAATGGCATTTTGCATTTTTTTTATACTATCAAAGTTGATTATGATATAAAAAATGATTATAGTTTATATATACATTTAAATGATGATGAAAACTATTTTGTATTATTACTTGAAAAAAACTTTTTAAATTTTAGAAATAGGGCGAAAGTATCTAAAGTTACAGATAATCAAAGTGTAATATTTTTGATACAAAATGCTCATATTCCAAAGCAACAAATACAAAAAGATGAACAGCCAAAAGAATTAGAAAAAAAAGAAGAGATAACTACTACTTTAAAGACAACAAAAGAACAAAAAGAACCAACTCTTTTAACTAAATTTGTAAATAAAGTAAAAAAATATCTTTTAGAAGTACAAAAAGGCAATAACTTTGCACTTTTAACTTTACTTTTTGTTTCATTTATATATGGAGTTATTCATGCTTTAGGGCCAGGTCATGGTAAAACTTTGGCGTTTTCTTATTTTACGACAAATAAAAGTAGTTATAAAAAAGCATTTATTATCTCAATATCTTCGGCTTTCGTACATATTATTGGAGCATTGATATTAGTATGTATTTCTGTATTTATTCTTGAAACAGTTTTAAATAATTTTGTAAAAGATAGTGTGAAGATTTTAACTCAAATCTCTGCTGTTATGATTATGCTTTTGGCTTTTTATATTCTTTTACAAAAACTAAATAATAAAGGTTGTGGTTGTAGTTCTTGTAGTTCAAAAAAAGATTCTATATCTTGGAGTAATACAAAAAATAAGAATTTAAAACCAAATTCAAATATCAATTTTAATAAACTAAAGAAAAAAAGAAGTGATTTATATTTTGTATTGACAGCTGGTCTTATACCTTGTCCTGGAACTGTTATACTTTTTATTTATGCATTTATTTTAAAGACTTATTTTGCAGTATTATTAGCTTCAATTGCTATTAGTTTAGGTATGGGGATTGTGATATTTGCAAGTTCATTTTTGGGTGTTAGTTTACATAAAATAAGTTCAAAATCACATAAGTTCACTTATATTTTAGAACTTATTTCTCCTGTGATTATGTTTATTTTAGGTTTATTACTTCTTTTTAGTTCAAATAACTTATAA
- a CDS encoding DMT family transporter, whose product MFKNLPSIAFWLIGIIWGSNFIYMKWASEYLSASQVVFIRVLFGFIPVLCYALYLKVIKLEHFKYAIHFFIMSLLGTTVYYYFFVKAAALLLSGVNGALSGSIPLFTFILSIIFINEERATFRRFLGIIVGLLGVVLIAKPFDANLLQTNINGVIYIVTGSLVLGMSFVYAKKFLTRLKIHFAALTTYQLGFALLVLVIFTDFTNITNILNNTHVFLGASIGLGLLGTGLAFILYYYLVEKLGAVNASTATYIPPVVALIIGYFFIGENITLVDILATMLIFSGVFLINKK is encoded by the coding sequence ATGTTCAAAAACTTACCTTCCATAGCATTCTGGCTAATAGGAATAATCTGGGGATCAAATTTTATATATATGAAATGGGCAAGTGAGTACCTTAGTGCTTCTCAGGTTGTTTTTATTAGAGTGCTTTTTGGATTTATCCCTGTTCTTTGTTATGCTTTGTATTTGAAAGTTATAAAACTAGAACACTTTAAATATGCTATACATTTTTTTATTATGTCTTTACTTGGAACAACAGTATATTACTATTTCTTTGTAAAAGCAGCAGCACTTTTATTATCTGGAGTAAATGGAGCATTAAGTGGTTCAATACCTCTTTTTACTTTTATTTTATCAATAATATTTATAAATGAAGAAAGAGCTACATTTCGTAGATTTTTGGGTATAATTGTAGGGTTATTGGGAGTCGTTTTAATAGCTAAGCCATTTGATGCAAATCTATTGCAAACAAACATAAATGGAGTTATCTATATTGTCACTGGCTCATTAGTTTTAGGTATGTCTTTTGTATATGCAAAAAAGTTTTTAACTAGATTAAAAATACATTTTGCTGCACTTACAACTTATCAGTTAGGTTTTGCACTATTGGTTTTAGTAATATTTACAGACTTTACAAATATTACTAATATTTTAAATAATACACATGTATTTCTTGGAGCTTCAATTGGTCTTGGATTACTAGGAACAGGATTGGCTTTTATTTTATACTATTATTTAGTAGAAAAATTAGGAGCTGTAAATGCCTCAACTGCTACTTATATACCTCCTGTTGTAGCACTTATTATTGGATATTTTTTCATTGGTGAAAATATTACTTTAGTTGATATTTTAGCAACAATGCTTATCTTCTCAGGTGTATTTTTAATAAATAAAAAATAA